CCCTGACTGCTATTCCCCATGTAAGGCCAGAGGTGTAATAGGCACCGACGAGCTGCGGGATCGACGGATTGCTAATATCAATAACTCGCAGACCTCCTGATAAGTAACTCTGAACAATATAGGCATAATGCCCGGCAACGGCCACATGTACGGCGTTACCCGTGAGCGCCAATTGCCCCAACAAACGCACATTCAGGCTATCTTGAGCCTGAACGGCGGAGCAGACAGTAAGCAACAATAACAATGCGGTTCTTCGGAAATACATGAAAGGACTCCCTGCGATTATAAAATTGCATCAATATACCACCAGATATTGGAATTGTCAAGACTTGTAATGGGTCAGGTTTATGTTACGTTTTTTTTTGCATAATCCGAATGGCAGGGATGTGGGATATTCGGAACTGTCCCAGAAGTAAATAGCAGCTAACTTGTTGGCAGGGAATGCCCACATTCAAGATCTTTGAATCGGGACTGTACGGAGCGCAGGCGGCAGGCCTATGAAGGCCTGCCGCCGGGAGATTGGTCGTGTATGGACTTCGTGGTTACTCTGCCGGTCCGCCGAGAATGTAGCACGAGAAGTGACTGGTGTAGACGATGAGGTAATCGTGACCGAGCCGTCCAGACGCCAAAACGCGGAAGACGGATTCACGGCGACGAGCAGATTTAGACGGCGGAGGAAGATCGCTCATAAGAAAGGGCGCACGGTGGTGCGCCCTGAAAAAAACGACCTGTGATTGGCGGCTTACTTCAGCAGCAGCATCGGTTGCTGCAAGGTGCGACCGGCATAGCGCAGCCTCGCCAGGTACGTTCCTGAGGCGCAGCCCGGGCAGGTCCATGATACCGAGTGGACACCGGGCTGCGCAATGCCGTCACGGAGTGTGGCAACCTTGCGGCCCAGCATATCGAACACCTCGAGGGAGACGTCGGCGGCCTGCGGCACGCCAAAACGCAGCGTGGTGCCGGGATTGAAGGGATTGGGGAAATTGGGTGCGAGGAAGAAATCGCCGGGAATGGCGGTTGCGCTCTTCACCTGATCGGGAGCCGGCGGAGTGTAGCGGAGAATTGTGCCGCTACTGCCGACGGCCCAGCCCATGCCGTTATTCAGGAAGGTGACATCGGAGAGAAAGGCCGTCGTTCCGCTGGGCTGATTCTCCCACGTGTCGCCGCCGTTTTCCGTGCGCAGAATGGTACCCCCATCGCCGACCACCCAGCCTGTAGTGTTGGCGGTGAAGGCGGCAGCGGACAGGTAAGCTGTCGAGCCGCTGGTCTGCTGAATCCACGTGTCGCCACCGTCTGTCGTGTGCAGGATGGCACCTTCATAACCCACAACCCAGCCGGTATTGGCGTTTGTGAACGCGCCATCGAAAAGATACCCCGTGTTGGCGCAGGGCTGTTGTTCCCAAGTGCTGCCGCCATCTGTCGTACGCATAATGGAACCGGAATATCCTACCATCCAGCCTGTGGTAGCATCAGCAAAGACAAACCCTTTTTGGTGGCTGACCTGTCCAACCGGTTGAGCGACCCATGTTGCACCTCTATCTGTGGTGCGCCGCACATCCCAACCGTTCTCCAAGGCTCCACCCATGATCCAGCCTGTGCTGTCGTTGGGAAAGGCTACATCCAAGCATCCGGCAGTTATGCCGAGATCCTGTTGTTCCCATGTATGTCCGTCGCTGGTATGAAGAATGGTTCCTTCCATACCAACGGCCCACCCGAATTGCGGGTTGGACATCGCGACCCGGTATAAGCCGAATTCCTGCTGGGGCAGCGGCTGCTGGTTCCACGTTGTACCGCCATCGGTGGTGCAGAAAATGCTGCCACCGTTGTTTCCGCCGCCGACGGCCCAGCCATGCAGGCTGTCGGTAAACGCGACACCTTTGAAGTCATCTGTTGTTCCGCTGTTCTGGATTTGACAGGTTTGTGCAATGGCTGGCACGCCTGCGCAAAAGACGATGAACAGCACGAGAAATAAGACTCGCTTGTCCATTGTTCCCTCCCTTTGCTGTTGCCGATCAGATAATCACGACTCTGTTCCAATATAAACATCGGCACATTGGAAAGCAAGATGAGTTCGCGTGCCCATGAGAAAGAGCGGCAGGCCTTCGTAGGCCCGCCGCTGGGGATTGATCATGCATGGACTCCGTGGTTACTCTGCCGGTCCGCCAAGGATGTAGCGCGAGAAGTGGTTGGTGTAGACGACCAGATAGTCGTGGTAGCCGATCCAGGTGTACTGCAGGGCGACATACTCGCCGGCTTCGGTTACATACCAGGGGACGATCCGCGAATAGTCATAGTCACGCGGCAGATTCAGCGAATGGATGTTCCAGGTAATTTCCACCGTGCCGTTGAAGTGATACGGGTGCGGGTAGAAATCCGCCGCCGCAACACATCCGCGCGGGGCGACGATTCTGATCGTGGTGTCGGAACTCAAGTCACCGCGCGAAACCCGGACGGAGACCAGAGTGCCGAGGGGCACAATCTGTGTCCAATCGTCACGGCAGAGGCGCGACGTAGAGATGGAGTCGCACCAGCCGTCCGTGGCGGTTTCCGTGGTGGACAGGACGCGGAAGCCTGCGGGAGCCTTGGAGAGCAACTCATCGGTCAGGGGCGGATACTGATAGGCCGGTGTCTGTGCAGCGATCTGATGTTCTGCCGGACTTGCCGCCGGACCAAGCGGGCTGTTTTCCGTCGAGCATCCGATGACGAGCAGCACGGTGGCCGCCATCAACAGCATCAGGATGCTTGCGTTCTTAGTGTTTCGGTCCATGACTGTCTCCTTACTGTATACTAATTGAGATTTGTTTCGCTTCATCGGCCCCACCATCAGTAGAGCAACGAGTATGCCGACTATAGTAAGGCTGGCAACAGGGTCTGCGATACTCGGGCAACATAGACGCCAACGGAAGTTAGCGAGACTGACCCTTTTGGGCAGCGGTTGACATCGGAAAACAGCGTGGGGGATATAGGCCACTTTCGCGAACAGGGTCTTCAAATCAACCAATCAAAGCCTTGGTCCACGGAGCGTATTTGAACCAGAGCGGATCTCGGGCGCATCGGCATCATAAAGAAAGGGCAGCCCTTGCGGGTGCCCTTTCGGAAGATTGTCGAAATGATGGAGTGAGAGGGTGGACAGGCAGGAGCCTGCCCGAGTTCCCTTCAGAATGCGTTACTTCATCAGCAACATTTTCTGCGAGGCGGTGTAGTTGCGTGCGTTCATGCGGCAGAGGTAGACGCCGGAAGGCAGCTTGGACGCATCAAACTGCACGGAATGGCTGCCACGCTCCATCTGGCCATTGACCAGCGAAGCGACCTGCTTGCCCATCAGGTCATAGACCTTCAGCGTGACGAAGCCGCTCTGCGCGACATCAAACGTAAGGTTGGTGATGGCGTTGAAGGGGTTCGGGAAGCTGGCATGCAGGGCCGACGACGTGACCAGGCCGGCGCTCTGCGGATGATCCACGCCTGCGGCGCACACGGGGACATCCACGCTGAAGTCGGCAGAGTTCTGGGCACAGTTTCCGGCGGTGACCTGCACAGTGAAGTTGACCGTACCGCCTTCGGGATTCGGAGTGCTGAGCTGAGCCGTGAAGCTGACGGCCGAGCTGTTTCCGGGCTGGATCGCCTCAATAGTCTGCGGATTGGTTCCGGTGATGGTTGCCGTACCGCCGATGCCGCTGCCATTGCTCATCAGGACGCTGATGGTGTTGCAGGCGATGCCGGCGCTGTCGGTGACATTGACCAGAATCTGGAAGGGATTGGGCAGGATCTCGCCTTCGATGCAGGCCAGCGACGGCTCGGAGACCGTGATATGGAGCGCACCCGCGGACGAGTTGATACCGCCGACACCGTAATAGGTCGCCACGTTGCGCGTCTGCCCCGAGGCGACCGGCATTTCATTCCAGCGATAGAGCACGGCGGAATCGCCGTAGTCCTGACCGTCACACGTGTCGTCCCAGCATGTCGAGTAGAAGTCACCCCAACCGCCGAAGGCGAGGGCATCCGGGGTCACCGCCTGGCCGCCCGTGATGGTGCCGCGGCCAACCAGCGAACCGGAATAGGGAATGGCATCCCAATAGGGATAGGGGAACGGCGCGGTGTAACAGGTGGCGACGGTGATGTGATTCGGGCCAAGGTAAAGCGTGGCGGCGTCGTCATCATCGACCATGGTGTCATATTCATAGAGCACGCCGATGTTGTGCGTGGCGCCGGAGTTGTTGGTTACTACGGTGCGCGTCAGCACGGCGGCGCTGGAATCGGAGAAGCTCACAACGGTATGGGTTACCGTCACGGCGATATTGCCCGGCAGCGTGTAGTTGTCCGCGATATGGATATTATCACTGACTTCGTTGACGAAGGTCGCTACACCTTGGCAACTGGCTCCGTCGGAGCCTTCCTGCGTCAGGTTATACACCTGGCCGTCCAAAGAGACGCGGACGCTGGTACTCCACGGATCATTGGGATAACCGTACAGCAATGTGCTGCCGCCGGCTGTGCCAATATTAAAATCGCCGTCTTCGTCGGTCTGCACGCAAACCAGACCGTTACAGAGGGTCGCATCAAGAGTGCTGTGAGCGGA
This genomic stretch from bacterium harbors:
- a CDS encoding T9SS type A sorting domain-containing protein, with protein sequence MKQCKIVYSILAVLVLAIGVIAAPLTGHKHGVSPKLTHARSAHSTLDATLCNGLVCVQTDEDGDFNIGTAGGSTLLYGYPNDPWSTSVRVSLDGQVYNLTQEGSDGASCQGVATFVNEVSDNIHIADNYTLPGNIAVTVTHTVVSFSDSSAAVLTRTVVTNNSGATHNIGVLYEYDTMVDDDDAATLYLGPNHITVATCYTAPFPYPYWDAIPYSGSLVGRGTITGGQAVTPDALAFGGWGDFYSTCWDDTCDGQDYGDSAVLYRWNEMPVASGQTRNVATYYGVGGINSSAGALHITVSEPSLACIEGEILPNPFQILVNVTDSAGIACNTISVLMSNGSGIGGTATITGTNPQTIEAIQPGNSSAVSFTAQLSTPNPEGGTVNFTVQVTAGNCAQNSADFSVDVPVCAAGVDHPQSAGLVTSSALHASFPNPFNAITNLTFDVAQSGFVTLKVYDLMGKQVASLVNGQMERGSHSVQFDASKLPSGVYLCRMNARNYTASQKMLLMK
- a CDS encoding YCF48-related protein, coding for MDKRVLFLVLFIVFCAGVPAIAQTCQIQNSGTTDDFKGVAFTDSLHGWAVGGGNNGGSIFCTTDGGTTWNQQPLPQQEFGLYRVAMSNPQFGWAVGMEGTILHTSDGHTWEQQDLGITAGCLDVAFPNDSTGWIMGGALENGWDVRRTTDRGATWVAQPVGQVSHQKGFVFADATTGWMVGYSGSIMRTTDGGSTWEQQPCANTGYLFDGAFTNANTGWVVGYEGAILHTTDGGDTWIQQTSGSTAYLSAAAFTANTTGWVVGDGGTILRTENGGDTWENQPSGTTAFLSDVTFLNNGMGWAVGSSGTILRYTPPAPDQVKSATAIPGDFFLAPNFPNPFNPGTTLRFGVPQAADVSLEVFDMLGRKVATLRDGIAQPGVHSVSWTCPGCASGTYLARLRYAGRTLQQPMLLLK